GCCGGCCCGGCCTGGTCGTCGAGGGGCTGTCGTCGCATTTCGCCAACATCGAGGACACGACCAGCCACGACTATCCCCGCCGCCAGCTCGAGACCTACCGCGCGGCCTGCCGGGCCCTCGAGGGCGCCGGCCCGCGCCTCCCGCTGAAGCACATGTCCTGCACGGCGGCCGCCATCCTCTTCCCCGAACCGGGCTTCAACCTGGCCCGGGTGGGCATCGGTCTCTACGGCCTCTGGCCCTCGAAGGAGACCTTCCTGTCGTGCCTGCTCGACAGGAGGGAGCCGCTCGCGCTCGAGCCGGTCCTGTCCTGGAAGGCCCGGATCGCCCAGATCAAGAAGGCGCCGGCCGGGGCCGACATCGGCTACGGCTGCACCTACCGGACGACCCGGCCGACCGTGCTCGCGGTCGTTCCGGTCGGCTACTTCGACGGCTACGACCGCGGCCTGTCCAACGCCGCCCACGTGCTCGTCCGGGGCCGGCGGGCGCCCGTGCGCGGCCGGGTGGCCATGGACTTCTTCATGGCCGACGTCACCGACGTCCCCGCCCCGGCGCTCGAGGACGAGGTGACGCTCATCGGCGCCGACGGCCGGGAGCTGATCACGGCCGACGACCTGGCCTCGCTCGCCGGGACCATCAGCTACGAGATCCTGGCCCGCATCAACCCCCTCGTCCCCCGGGTCGTCGTCTAGCAGGGGAGCGGGGAATGCGGCTTCCCTCGGGCCCTTTGAAAAAAACACTACTGGAATTATAGGAATTCGTGTATAATGTCGGCCTGGAGGAGGTGGGCGATGGCCAATGAAGAGAGGACCAAGGCCGCGGCCGCGCCGGTCGAGCTCGACCGCGGAGCGCTCAGCGCGGAGCAGATCGACCTGATGATGACGCATCTGCCAGTCGACGTCTCGTTCGTCGACGAGACCGACACCGTGCGCTATTATTCGGCGTCGCCCGGCCGCATCTTCCGCCGGACGCCGTCGGTGATCGGCCGGAAGGTCCAGAACTGCCACCCGGCCGAGAGCGTCCACATCGTCCAGCGGATCGTCGACGCCTTCCGGAGAGGGGAGCGGGACACGGCCGAGTTCTGGATCGAGCTCCACGGCCGGTTCGTCCACATCCGCTATTTCGCCCTGCGGGACAAGGCCGGAGCGTACCGGGGCGTCCTCGAGGTTTCCCAGGACGCGACGGGCATCCGGGCCCTGCGCGGCGAGCGGCGCCTGCTCGATTGGGACCGGGCCGAGCATCAGGGAGACATCTGACCCGCCGGATGGCGGGCCGATCGATCGTCGCAGGAGGGAGGAACGAGATGGCCACCACGAAAGCGAAGAAGCCGGCTCCGAAGCCCAAGGGCCGGAAGGCCGCGGCCAGGCCGGGGAAGCCCGCGCTCGAGTGCGGCGTCTGCGGCTACCGGCTGATCGTCGACGAGGCCTGCGGCTGCACCGAAGAGCACGTGCTCTTCTGCTGCGGCCAGCCGATGAAGAAAAAGGGCTAGCCCGGCCGGACCGGCCCTGCGCCTTGTCATGCGCCACCGGGCGGCGTAAAATAAGGGGACCAGCGCCCGGACAGACGAGGAGATTTACATGAAAGAGAAGGTCGAACAAGCTTTGTCCAAGATCCGCCCGGCCCTCCAGGCCGACGGCGGCGACGTTGAGCTCGTGGACGTCGGGCCGGACGGCGTCGTCAAGGTCCGCCTGCGCGGCGCCTGCGGCGGCTGCCCGATGTCGCAGCTGACCCTGAAGATGAGCATCGAGCGGATCGTCAAGAAAGAGGTCCCCGAGGTCACGGCCGTCGAAGCCGTCTGATCCCGGCCGCCGCCGGCCGCCGGGGACGGGCCGTCCCGCCGGAGGCCGCCGGAGGGGGAAGGGTCATGAAGAGGATCTATCTCGACCATATCGCGGCTACGCCCGTGCGCCCCGAGGTTCTCGAGGCCATGCGGCCGTTCCTGGCCGACTCGTTCGGCAATCCCCAGAGCCTTCACGCCTGGGGGCGGCAGGCCCAGGAAGCGGTCGAGGCCGCCCGGGCCGAGGTCGCCGCCCTGATCGGGGCCGATCCCGCGGAGATCTACTTCACGGCCAGCGGCAGCGAGGCCAACAACTTCGCCGTCAAGGGCCTGGCCGCGGGCCAGCAGGCCCGGGGCCGGCACCTGGTCGTCTCGGCCATCGAGCACACCTCCGTCCTCAATTCGGTCAAGGCCCTGGAGAAGTCCGGCTTCACGGCCACGCTCGTCCCCGTCGATCGCGAGGGACGGGTGGACCCGGCCGCGGTGGAGAAGGCCCTGACCAGGGAGACCGTCCTGGTCTCGGTGATGACCGCCAACAGCGAGGTCGGGACGATCGAGCCGGCGGCCGAGATCGCCGCTGTCTGCCGGGCCCGCAACATCCTCTTCCACACCGACGCCGTGGCCGCGGCCGGCAGCATCCCGGTCGACGTCAAGGCCCTCGGGGCCGACGCCCTGAGCCTGGCCGGCGACCAGTTCTACGGGCCCAAGGGCGCGGCCGCCCTTTTCGTCCGCAAGGGCGTCCGCATCATGCCGCTCATCGACGGCGGCATCCAGGAGGGCGGGCGCCGGGGCGGCACCGAGAACGTGGCCGGCATCGTCGGGCTGGGCCGGGCCGCCGCCCTGGCCCGGACGGAAATGGCCGCCCGGGCCGCCGCCCTCGTCCCGCTGCGGGACCGCCTGCTCGAGGAGCTGCCCCGGCGCGTCGGGCACGTCCTCGTGACCGGCCCGCGGACCGGCCGGCTGCCCTTCCACGCCAGCTTCTGCGTCGAGTTCGTCGAAGGGGAAGGCATGCTCCTCTTCCTGGACATGAAGGGCTTCGCCGCCTCGAGCGGCTCGGCCTGCACCTCCAAATCCCTCAAGGCCTCGCACGTGCTCCTGGCCATGGGCCTAGACCACGCCACCGCCCAGGGATCGCTCATCTTCAGCCTGATCGACGGGACGAAGGGCGGGGACGTCGAGGCCCTGCTCGAGAGCTTCCCGCCGATCGTCGAACGGCTGCGGGGCATGTCCCCGCTCTATACCGAGTTTCTCAAGCAGCGAGGTTCCTGATGTACAGCGACAAAGTGATGGACCATTTCGCCAATCCCCGCAACGTCGGGATCATCCCCGACGCCGACGGCGTGGGTCAGGTCGGCAATCCGGTCTGCGGCGACATGATGACCTTCTACATCAAGGTCAGGGACGGACGGCTGGCCGACGTCAAGTTCCAGACCTTCGGCTGCGGCGCGGCCATCGCCGTGTCCAGCATGGTCAGCGAGATGGCCAAGGGCAAGACGATCGACGAGGCCCTGGCCATCACCAACGAGCTCGTGGCCCAGGAGCTCGGCGGGCTGCCGAAGAACAAGATGCACTGCTCCAACCTCGGCGCCGACGCCCTGCACGAGGCCATCAGGAATTACCGCGACCGGCAGGCCGGCCTGGTCCCGGCCGGGGCCGCGGCCTCCGACCCGCACGAGCACGACGAGGGGATGGCCTGCCCCTACTGCGACACGGCCCTGGACGAGAAGGACAAGACCTTCTGCCGGGCCTGCCGGATCGAGTTCGAGGAGTGCCCGTCCTGCGGCGGCATAACCAAGAAGGGCGACTCGGCCTGCATCCATTGCGGCCGGCCCCTGCGGGGCGAGGCCTGAGACGATGGACGTCCTCGAGCGGATCGGCGAGCTGAAGCGGCGCGGGAACGCCGTCATCCTGGCCCACAACTACCAGGCCCCGGAGGTCCAGGACGCGGCCGACTTCGTCGGCGACTCCCTCGAGCTCAGCCGCAAGGCCGCCGGGCTCGAAGCCTCGACCATAGTCTTCTGCGGCGTCCACTTCATGGCCGAGACGGCCGCCGTGCTGGCGCCGGGCAAGACCGTCCTCCTGCCCGAGATCGAAGCCGGCTGCCCCATGGCCGACATGATCAACGGCCGCGAGCTCCGGGCCTGGAAGGCCGGCCATCCCGGCCTGCCGGTCGTCTGCTACGTCAACAGCAGCGCCGAGGTCAAGGCCGAGAGCGATGTCTGCTGCACCTCGAGCAACGCCATCGCGGTCGTCAACTCGCTCGGGACCGACAAGGTCCTGTTCGTGCCGGACAAGAACCTGGCCGCCTATGTCGCCCGGGAGACGCACAAGACCGTGATCGCCTGGGACGGCTACTGTTACGTCCATCACCGCTTCACGCCGCGGGACATCGAAGAGGCCCGGGCCCGCCACCCGGAGGCCGAGGTCTGGGTCCACCCGGAATGCCCCATGGACGTCATCGAGCGGGCCGACCGGGTCCTGTCGACCGGCAAGATGGTCGTCGAGGCCCGGACGACGTCCCGCCGGGAGATCGTCATCGGCACCGAGAAGGGCATCATCTACCGCCTGTCCAGGGAGAATCCCGGGGTGAGATTCTATCCGGCCCGCGAGACCGCTCTCTGCGCCCATATGAAAATGACGACGCTCCCCAAGGTCCTGCGGGCCCTGGAGACCGGCACGACCAGGGTCGAGGTCCCCGCCGACGTCGCCGACCGGGCCCGGGGCGCCATCCAGGCCATGATCCGGATCTCCTGATTGATATATTGTCAGCAAAAGGAGAACGCGCCATGATGAAGACGACCGAAGACAACGTCAAGGCCGCCTTGGCCGGCGAGAGCCAGGCTCACGTGAAGTACGCCGCCTTCGCCGGGAAAGCCGAGGCCGAGAAGCTGGCGAACATCGCCCGGACCTTCAAGGCCAATTCCTACGCCGAGCAGGTCCACGCCTCGAACTACGTCAGGATCCTGGGCGCGCTGGGCCCGACCAAGGACAACCTGGCCGCGGCGGAAGGGGGCGAATCGCACGAGATCGCCGAGATGTACCCGGCCTTCATCGCCGCGGCGGAGAACGAGGGCGAAAAAGCGGCCGGGACCTATTTCCGGTACTCCCTGGCCGCGGAGAAGGTCCATGCGGGCATGTACCGGGCAGCCCGCGAGGCGGTCGCGGCGGGCCAGGACATCGCCTTCAAGCCCATCCACGTCTGCTCGGTCTGCGGCTTCACCATGGAAGGCGACGCGCCGGACAAGTGCCCGATCTGCGGCTCGCCCAAGTCCAAGTTCGTCGCCTTCTGAGGCCGGGCCGGCGAAAGGGGAGGGGCCCATGGAGGCCGCGCGACTGCGGATCAAGCCGATCATCAGGCTGCTGCGGAAACACTACCCGGAGGCGCGGACGGCGCTCGAGTTCCGGAACCCGCTCCAGATCCTCGTGGCCACGATGCTGGCCGCCCAGAGCACCGACAAGCTGGTCAACACGGTCACGCCGGCCCTGTTCCGCAAGTACCCGACGGCCGAGGCCTTCGCCCGGGCCGATCGGGCCGAGCTCGAGCGGGAGATCCACGCGACCGGCTTCTTCCGGAACAAGGCCAAGGCCATCATCGGGGCGGCGCAGCGGATCGTCTCGGCCTACGGCGGCGCCGTCCCGGACTCCATGGAGGAGCTGACGACCCTGCCTGGCGTGGCCCGCAAGACGGCCAACATCGTCCTCTCGGCGGGCTACGGCAAGGCGGAAGGGATCGCCGTCGATACCCACGCCCTGCGCCTCTCCCAGCGGCTCGGCCTGAGCGGGGAGAAGGACCCGGTCAAGGTCGAGCGCGACCTCATGGCCCTGGTGCCCCGGCCCGATTGGCTCGATTTCAACTTTCTGCTCGTGGATCACGGCCGGGCCGTCTGCCAGGCCCGCAAGCCGGACTGCCCGGGCTGCTTCCTGAGGCGGCTCTGCCCCTCCGCCGCGGAGTTCTTCCCGGAGCTGGAGGGCCCGTGATCCGCGAGGCGATGCTCTGGGACCCGACCGAGGCCGGCGCGGCGGCCTGCCGGCTCTGCGCCCACCGCTGCGTCATCAAGCCCGGCCAGGCCGGCGTCTGCGCCGTCCGCGAGAACCGTGACGGGCGGCTGGTGACGCTCGTCTACGGCGAGGTCGTGGCCGCCCACGTCGACCCGATCGAAAAGAAGCCCTTCTACCATTTCTTCCCCGGCTCGCGGGCCCTGTCCGTGGCCGCGGCCGGGTGCAACTTCCGCTGCGGCTTCTGCCAGAACTGGCAGATCTCGCAGGCGCCGCGGCGCCCTGGCGGCGGAGTGGCCGGGGAGCCCTTCGAGCCCGAGGCCATCGTCCGCGCCGCCCTGGCCGATGGCTGCCGCAGCATTTCCTACACCTACACGGAGCCGACCATCTTCTTCGAGTACGCCTACGACACGGCCCGCCTGGCCCGCCAGGCCGGCCTCCTCAACAATTTCGTCACCAACGGCTACATGACGGCCGAGGCCCTCGAGGCCGTCCGGCCGTTCCTCGACGCGGCCAACGTCGATCTCAAGGCCTTCCGCGACGAGACCTACCGGAAGGTCTGCGGCGCCCGGCTCGAGCCCGTTCTCGAGACCATCCGGCGGATGCGGGCCGTCGACATCTGGGTCGAGGTGACGACCCTGGTCGTCCCCGGCCTCAACGACGGCCCGGCCGAGATCGAAGGGATAGCCAGGTTCATCGCCTCGGTCGATCCCGACATCCCCTGGCACATCAGCCGCTTCCATCCGGATTTCGAGTACGACCGGACGCCGCCGACCCCCCTGGCCACCCTGCGTGCCGCCGCCGAGACGGGCCGCCGCGAGGGCCTCCGGTACATCTACGTGGGCAACGTCGGCGGCGAGTCCGAGGACACGGTTTGCCGGACCTGCGGCGCCGTCCTCATCCGCCGGCGCGGCTTTTCCGTCCTGGCCGACGCCCTGCGGGGCGCGAGCTGTCCCAAGTGCGGCGCCGTCCTGCCCGGGCGCTTCGTCTGAGACCCGGTCGCCGGTCCTTTCCTTCCGCGCCGAATCGGTTATAATGGTGCCTTTTGAGGAGGCCTCATGAACGCTAAGACGCGATTTGGGGCGGTCGTCCTCCTGGCCGCCGCCCTCTCGATCGCCGGCGCGGGCCGGCTCGCGGCCCAGGGCCGCCAGGCCCCGCCGGAATACAAGGAACTTGTCGCCGCCTACCAGATGACCGATCCGGCGGCGCGTCTCAGGGAGTTCGAGCGGATCAAGGCCGCTTATCCGAGCTCGCAGTTCATGGAGGCCATCGAGGGCGGCATCCAGGAATCCAAGGTGGCCCTGGCGGCGAACCTCGAAGACCTGCTGGCGCTGCAGAAGGATTTCCTGGCCGGGGCCCGGGGACCGACCCGGATGCAGAGGCCCGTGGCCATGGGCGCCCAGCTCCTCAACCATCCGCTCGTCGAAACGTTCGACCACGCCAGGGTCCTCGAGACCGTCCTGTCCTACCGGGGCGCCGCGCTCCAGGCCGCGGCCGACCCGGCGGCCTACGAGGGCATCCCCCAGGATCAGCGCGACCAGTTCAAGGCCAACGTCGTCAACGCCGTCGAGCTGCTCACGGCCCGGGCCTGCCTCAACGCCGGGGACGCGGACAAGGCCGAGACCTCGATAGCGGCCTATAAGAAAGGCGGCGGGGCCGCTGGCGGGAACTATTATTATATCCTGGCCGGCATCCTCGAGAACCGGGGCAAGACCGCCGAGGCCGCCGACGCTTATCTGTCCGCCGCGGCCGACGGCTTCAGCGACGCGACTTCGAAGGC
This genomic window from Acidobacteriota bacterium contains:
- the alr gene encoding alanine racemase, translated to MGGRAVERVEISRRALVRNIRGFRRLIGPRRKFLAVVKANAYGHGLLEVAGIAAGEGVDWFGVDSVDEGAALRRAGIGAPILVLGYAPLASLEEAVAADLRLTVYNRETVARLAGLAARLRKTVRLHVKVETGTWRQGVAPRDLPAFVRDIRRRPGLVVEGLSSHFANIEDTTSHDYPRRQLETYRAACRALEGAGPRLPLKHMSCTAAAILFPEPGFNLARVGIGLYGLWPSKETFLSCLLDRREPLALEPVLSWKARIAQIKKAPAGADIGYGCTYRTTRPTVLAVVPVGYFDGYDRGLSNAAHVLVRGRRAPVRGRVAMDFFMADVTDVPAPALEDEVTLIGADGRELITADDLASLAGTISYEILARINPLVPRVVV
- a CDS encoding PAS domain-containing protein, translated to MANEERTKAAAAPVELDRGALSAEQIDLMMTHLPVDVSFVDETDTVRYYSASPGRIFRRTPSVIGRKVQNCHPAESVHIVQRIVDAFRRGERDTAEFWIELHGRFVHIRYFALRDKAGAYRGVLEVSQDATGIRALRGERRLLDWDRAEHQGDI
- a CDS encoding NifU family protein; amino-acid sequence: MKEKVEQALSKIRPALQADGGDVELVDVGPDGVVKVRLRGACGGCPMSQLTLKMSIERIVKKEVPEVTAVEAV
- a CDS encoding aminotransferase class V-fold PLP-dependent enzyme, with protein sequence MKRIYLDHIAATPVRPEVLEAMRPFLADSFGNPQSLHAWGRQAQEAVEAARAEVAALIGADPAEIYFTASGSEANNFAVKGLAAGQQARGRHLVVSAIEHTSVLNSVKALEKSGFTATLVPVDREGRVDPAAVEKALTRETVLVSVMTANSEVGTIEPAAEIAAVCRARNILFHTDAVAAAGSIPVDVKALGADALSLAGDQFYGPKGAAALFVRKGVRIMPLIDGGIQEGGRRGGTENVAGIVGLGRAAALARTEMAARAAALVPLRDRLLEELPRRVGHVLVTGPRTGRLPFHASFCVEFVEGEGMLLFLDMKGFAASSGSACTSKSLKASHVLLAMGLDHATAQGSLIFSLIDGTKGGDVEALLESFPPIVERLRGMSPLYTEFLKQRGS
- the nifU gene encoding Fe-S cluster assembly scaffold protein NifU → MYSDKVMDHFANPRNVGIIPDADGVGQVGNPVCGDMMTFYIKVRDGRLADVKFQTFGCGAAIAVSSMVSEMAKGKTIDEALAITNELVAQELGGLPKNKMHCSNLGADALHEAIRNYRDRQAGLVPAGAAASDPHEHDEGMACPYCDTALDEKDKTFCRACRIEFEECPSCGGITKKGDSACIHCGRPLRGEA
- the nadA gene encoding quinolinate synthase NadA, which encodes MDVLERIGELKRRGNAVILAHNYQAPEVQDAADFVGDSLELSRKAAGLEASTIVFCGVHFMAETAAVLAPGKTVLLPEIEAGCPMADMINGRELRAWKAGHPGLPVVCYVNSSAEVKAESDVCCTSSNAIAVVNSLGTDKVLFVPDKNLAAYVARETHKTVIAWDGYCYVHHRFTPRDIEEARARHPEAEVWVHPECPMDVIERADRVLSTGKMVVEARTTSRREIVIGTEKGIIYRLSRENPGVRFYPARETALCAHMKMTTLPKVLRALETGTTRVEVPADVADRARGAIQAMIRIS
- a CDS encoding rubrerythrin family protein, with the translated sequence MMKTTEDNVKAALAGESQAHVKYAAFAGKAEAEKLANIARTFKANSYAEQVHASNYVRILGALGPTKDNLAAAEGGESHEIAEMYPAFIAAAENEGEKAAGTYFRYSLAAEKVHAGMYRAAREAVAAGQDIAFKPIHVCSVCGFTMEGDAPDKCPICGSPKSKFVAF
- the nth gene encoding endonuclease III codes for the protein MEAARLRIKPIIRLLRKHYPEARTALEFRNPLQILVATMLAAQSTDKLVNTVTPALFRKYPTAEAFARADRAELEREIHATGFFRNKAKAIIGAAQRIVSAYGGAVPDSMEELTTLPGVARKTANIVLSAGYGKAEGIAVDTHALRLSQRLGLSGEKDPVKVERDLMALVPRPDWLDFNFLLVDHGRAVCQARKPDCPGCFLRRLCPSAAEFFPELEGP
- the amrS gene encoding AmmeMemoRadiSam system radical SAM enzyme, translated to MIREAMLWDPTEAGAAACRLCAHRCVIKPGQAGVCAVRENRDGRLVTLVYGEVVAAHVDPIEKKPFYHFFPGSRALSVAAAGCNFRCGFCQNWQISQAPRRPGGGVAGEPFEPEAIVRAALADGCRSISYTYTEPTIFFEYAYDTARLARQAGLLNNFVTNGYMTAEALEAVRPFLDAANVDLKAFRDETYRKVCGARLEPVLETIRRMRAVDIWVEVTTLVVPGLNDGPAEIEGIARFIASVDPDIPWHISRFHPDFEYDRTPPTPLATLRAAAETGRREGLRYIYVGNVGGESEDTVCRTCGAVLIRRRGFSVLADALRGASCPKCGAVLPGRFV